The following proteins are co-located in the Cherax quadricarinatus isolate ZL_2023a chromosome 26, ASM3850222v1, whole genome shotgun sequence genome:
- the LOC128691524 gene encoding uncharacterized protein isoform X2, with amino-acid sequence MIGKVCILIVLCVMIVMASAGRFGGGYSGGRGGFGGGGIGGGGFGGGGGGFGGYGGSGGFGGGFGGGSGRRYGGYGK; translated from the exons ATG ATTGGTAAAGTTTGCATCCTGATTGTCCTgtgtgtgatgattgtgatggcCAGCGCCGGCCGGTTTGGTGGAGGTTacagtggtggtcgtggtggttttggtggaggTGGCATCGGTGGAGGTGGCTTCGGTGGAG GAGGAGGAGGTTTTGGTGGTTACG GAGGTAGCGGAGGCTTCGGTGGTGGATTTGGAGGTGGATCTGGACGCAGATATGGTG GATACGGCAAATAA
- the LOC128691524 gene encoding neuropeptide-like protein 31 isoform X1 — protein MVTQSVCHCDLIQLFSLSNFLGQLSINNPEAEDGGQLSQSTSTVNMIGKVCILIVLCVMIVMASAGRFGGGYSGGRGGFGGGGIGGGGFGGGGGGFGGYGGSGGFGGGFGGGSGRRYGGYGK, from the exons ATGGTGACTCAATCTGTTTGTCACTGTGACCTTATTCAGTTGTTTTCCCTGAGTAATTTCCTTGGACAGCTGAGTATAAATAACCCAGAAGCTGAGGACGGTGGTCAGTTGTCTCAGAGCACTTCAACAGTCAACATG ATTGGTAAAGTTTGCATCCTGATTGTCCTgtgtgtgatgattgtgatggcCAGCGCCGGCCGGTTTGGTGGAGGTTacagtggtggtcgtggtggttttggtggaggTGGCATCGGTGGAGGTGGCTTCGGTGGAG GAGGAGGAGGTTTTGGTGGTTACG GAGGTAGCGGAGGCTTCGGTGGTGGATTTGGAGGTGGATCTGGACGCAGATATGGTG GATACGGCAAATAA